A region of Modestobacter marinus DNA encodes the following proteins:
- a CDS encoding DUF3090 family protein: protein MPRQVFLFDRPTRFVAGTVGQPGDRTFYLQASDVAGRTISVALEKTQVQVLADRMSELLDEVANRAAVVVPPDADVDDLEPLTAPVDEEFRVAAMGLAWDGEEDAVVVEAVAAGEEPIEEDAILSDSDEGPDALRVTITPVAARAFVARARRVIAAGRPSCPLCSLPLDPAGHVCPRQNGYRR, encoded by the coding sequence GTGCCTCGTCAGGTCTTCCTCTTCGATCGCCCCACCCGGTTCGTCGCCGGCACGGTGGGCCAGCCCGGCGACCGCACCTTCTACCTGCAGGCCTCCGACGTGGCCGGCCGCACGATCAGCGTGGCGCTGGAGAAGACGCAGGTCCAGGTGCTGGCCGACCGGATGAGCGAGCTGCTCGACGAGGTGGCCAACCGTGCCGCCGTCGTCGTCCCGCCCGACGCCGACGTCGACGACCTCGAACCGCTCACCGCCCCCGTCGACGAGGAGTTCCGCGTCGCCGCGATGGGCCTGGCCTGGGACGGCGAGGAGGACGCGGTCGTCGTCGAGGCCGTCGCCGCCGGCGAGGAGCCCATCGAGGAGGACGCGATCCTCTCCGACAGCGACGAGGGCCCCGACGCCCTGCGGGTGACGATCACCCCGGTCGCGGCCCGGGCGTTCGTCGCCCGCGCCCGCCGGGTCATCGCCGCCGGCCGGCCCTCCTGCCCGCTGTGCTCCCTGCCGCTGGACCCGGCCGGCCACGTCTGCCCCCGGCAGAACGGGTACCGCCGCTGA
- the mshC gene encoding cysteine--1-D-myo-inosityl 2-amino-2-deoxy-alpha-D-glucopyranoside ligase: MLSWPAPLLPTLPGSGPALRLYDTARDEVVETSPDRTARMYVCGITPYDATHLGHAATYLAFDLVNRVWRDARHAVHYVQNVTDVDDPLFERADRDGEDWIVLGMRETALFREDMTALRVLPPEDYVGAVESIPRIAAHVETLWDAGLAYQLDDGTGDVYHDITQAPGFGSESGYDESTMLRLSAERGGDPDRAGKRHPLDPLLWRGAREGEPSWPGPRGVAGRPGWHVECAAIALDRIGMGFDVQGGGSDLVFPHHEYSAVHAEALTGEKPFAQAYVHAAMIGLDGEKMSKSRGNLVFVSRLRGDSVDPMAIRLALLSGHYRTDRAWTPDLLAQAERRLDTWRRAVELPLGAPAGPVLATVRERLADDLDSPGAIAAIDAWAAASLAEAASGPGVPAAQAGDDWDEQSPVIVRDLVDALLGVALAP; encoded by the coding sequence GTGCTCTCCTGGCCTGCCCCGCTGCTCCCCACCCTGCCCGGGTCCGGCCCCGCTCTGCGGCTGTACGACACCGCCCGCGACGAGGTGGTCGAGACCTCCCCGGACCGCACCGCCCGGATGTACGTCTGCGGCATCACGCCCTACGACGCCACGCACCTCGGCCACGCGGCCACCTACCTGGCCTTCGACCTGGTCAACCGGGTGTGGCGGGACGCCCGGCACGCCGTGCACTACGTGCAGAACGTCACCGACGTCGACGACCCGCTGTTCGAGCGGGCCGACCGCGACGGGGAGGACTGGATCGTCCTCGGCATGCGCGAGACGGCGCTGTTCCGCGAGGACATGACCGCCCTGCGGGTCCTGCCGCCGGAGGACTACGTCGGCGCCGTCGAGTCGATCCCGCGGATCGCCGCGCACGTGGAGACGCTGTGGGACGCCGGCCTGGCCTACCAGCTGGACGACGGCACCGGGGACGTCTACCACGACATCACCCAGGCACCCGGCTTCGGCTCCGAGTCCGGCTACGACGAGTCCACGATGCTGCGGCTGTCCGCCGAGCGCGGCGGCGACCCCGACCGGGCCGGCAAGCGCCACCCGCTGGACCCGCTGCTGTGGCGGGGGGCCCGCGAGGGCGAGCCCTCCTGGCCCGGTCCGCGGGGTGTGGCGGGCCGCCCGGGCTGGCACGTCGAGTGCGCCGCCATCGCGCTGGACCGGATCGGCATGGGCTTCGACGTCCAGGGCGGCGGGAGCGACCTGGTCTTCCCGCACCACGAGTACTCCGCGGTCCACGCCGAGGCGCTCACCGGCGAGAAGCCCTTCGCCCAGGCCTACGTGCACGCCGCGATGATCGGGCTGGACGGCGAGAAGATGAGCAAGAGCCGGGGCAACCTGGTCTTCGTCTCCCGGCTGCGCGGTGACTCCGTGGACCCGATGGCGATCCGCCTGGCGCTGCTGTCCGGGCACTACCGCACCGACCGGGCCTGGACCCCCGACCTGCTCGCCCAGGCGGAGCGGCGGCTGGACACCTGGCGGCGCGCCGTGGAGCTGCCGCTGGGCGCGCCGGCGGGCCCTGTGCTGGCCACCGTCCGGGAGCGGCTGGCCGACGACCTCGACAGCCCCGGCGCGATCGCCGCCATCGACGCGTGGGCGGCCGCCAGCCTGGCCGAGGCCGCCTCGGGTCCGGGTGTGCCCGCCGCCCAGGCCGGTGACGACTGGGACGAGCAGTCGCCCGTGATCGTCCGCGACCTCGTCGACGCACTGCTCGGCGTGGCCCTGGCGCCGTGA
- a CDS encoding SCO1664 family protein: MTAPDPRDDPLEHPLTDEPLELDDELDDDEFEPDDGDVVELDVAAFDHGDRRPPQGADEVATLLREGVLDMEGRLLDASNVTLIGAIRTDQLAATCVYKPVAGERPLWDFPDGTLAGREISAHLVSEATGWSIVPPTVLREGPFGPGMVQLWMDADPAVELTEFVRLDVPELRRMAVFDAVVNNADRKGGHIIPMRGGHVYGVDHGICFSVDPKLRTLLWRWAGKPLLLEHLAVLERLDEQLRGELGEQLHEHLTRREVRRTQQRVAELLRTRVHPQPSGDWPALPWPPF, translated from the coding sequence ATGACCGCGCCTGATCCCCGCGACGACCCGCTGGAGCACCCGCTGACCGACGAGCCCCTCGAGCTGGACGACGAGCTGGACGACGACGAGTTCGAGCCGGACGACGGCGACGTCGTCGAGCTGGACGTCGCCGCGTTCGACCACGGTGACCGACGGCCGCCCCAGGGCGCCGACGAGGTCGCCACCCTGCTCCGCGAGGGCGTGCTGGACATGGAGGGCCGGCTGCTCGACGCCAGCAACGTCACCCTGATCGGGGCGATCCGCACCGACCAGCTGGCCGCCACCTGCGTGTACAAGCCGGTGGCGGGGGAGCGGCCGCTGTGGGACTTCCCCGACGGCACCCTCGCCGGGCGGGAGATCAGCGCCCACCTGGTGTCGGAGGCGACCGGCTGGTCGATCGTGCCGCCCACCGTGCTGCGTGAGGGCCCGTTCGGTCCCGGCATGGTGCAGCTGTGGATGGACGCCGACCCCGCCGTCGAGCTCACCGAGTTCGTCCGGCTCGACGTCCCGGAGCTGCGCCGGATGGCCGTGTTCGACGCGGTGGTGAACAACGCCGACCGCAAGGGCGGCCACATCATCCCGATGCGCGGCGGACACGTGTATGGCGTCGACCACGGGATCTGCTTCTCCGTCGACCCCAAGCTGCGCACCCTGCTGTGGCGCTGGGCCGGCAAGCCGCTGCTCCTGGAGCACCTGGCCGTGCTGGAGCGGCTGGACGAGCAGCTGCGCGGGGAGCTGGGAGAGCAGCTGCACGAGCACCTCACCCGGCGCGAGGTGCGCCGCACCCAGCAGCGGGTGGCCGAGCTGCTGCGCACCCGGGTGCACCCGCAGCCCAGCGGCGACTGGCCGGCGCTGCCCTGGCCGCCGTTCTGA
- a CDS encoding CopD family protein, giving the protein MTSTLVAPGVEKQPAAERVQWRWRWRLPAAVVGLVAVLAGAIAVGSGPSAPAPTGLRAAGLLVEWGGPVVTLAGRIAAVGTVGTLLFAAVLVPGHSGALPVRRAVRAASAWALAWAAATVLGGLLTVSRLVGVTPTALDGASLRVFLVDTGAGRAVLLVTALTALLAVAARSGTGRGGARLLLAGALTALVVPVVLSGHSSAAEDHLTAVTTLAVHVVAASLWVGGLGALLRYGRDAPAVAERFSAVALACFGVTAVSGVLAAGVVLGGAGAVVAALGTGYGALLLAKTLGLTVVGVLGWRHRRRTLPLLRAGQPGAFRRLAVVEVAVLLATGALAVALAASPPPAGAQPSAPAAPAAAGAPAAAGAPAAVGAPAAVADPMAGHDHGELSVGVLVDATRFHVAGPVAAGSRVTVHNASGQPVTITADDGSFDVDVPAGTLLTFPAPEQPGRYAFTSRHSSAFADVLVVE; this is encoded by the coding sequence GTGACCAGCACGCTGGTGGCCCCCGGGGTCGAGAAGCAACCCGCGGCGGAGCGGGTGCAGTGGCGGTGGCGGTGGCGGTTGCCGGCCGCGGTGGTCGGGCTGGTCGCCGTCCTGGCCGGGGCGATCGCCGTGGGCAGTGGGCCGTCGGCGCCTGCCCCCACCGGTCTGCGCGCGGCCGGCCTGCTCGTGGAGTGGGGCGGGCCGGTGGTCACGCTGGCCGGCCGCATCGCTGCCGTGGGCACGGTCGGCACCCTGCTGTTCGCCGCGGTGCTGGTGCCCGGTCACTCCGGTGCGCTCCCCGTGCGGCGCGCGGTGCGCGCCGCGTCGGCCTGGGCGCTGGCGTGGGCGGCGGCGACCGTGCTCGGCGGGCTGCTCACCGTCAGCCGGCTGGTGGGCGTGACCCCGACGGCCCTGGACGGCGCGTCCCTGCGGGTCTTCCTCGTCGACACCGGCGCCGGTCGCGCCGTCCTGCTCGTCACCGCCCTCACCGCGCTGCTCGCGGTGGCGGCCCGGTCCGGCACCGGCCGCGGGGGCGCCCGGCTGCTGCTGGCCGGTGCGCTGACCGCACTGGTGGTCCCCGTGGTGCTCAGCGGGCACTCCTCGGCCGCGGAGGACCACCTGACCGCGGTGACCACCCTCGCGGTGCACGTCGTCGCGGCGAGCCTGTGGGTCGGCGGGCTGGGCGCCCTGCTGCGGTACGGCCGGGACGCACCGGCGGTCGCCGAGCGGTTCAGCGCGGTCGCGCTGGCGTGCTTCGGGGTCACCGCCGTCTCCGGGGTGCTGGCGGCGGGCGTGGTCCTGGGCGGCGCCGGGGCCGTGGTGGCCGCCCTGGGCACTGGCTACGGCGCGCTGCTGCTGGCCAAGACCCTGGGACTGACCGTCGTCGGCGTGCTGGGCTGGCGGCACCGGCGCCGCACCCTGCCGCTCCTGCGGGCGGGGCAGCCGGGCGCCTTCCGGCGGTTGGCCGTCGTGGAGGTGGCCGTGCTGCTGGCGACCGGCGCGCTCGCGGTCGCGCTGGCGGCGTCCCCTCCCCCGGCCGGCGCCCAGCCGTCAGCCCCGGCCGCACCGGCGGCAGCGGGGGCACCGGCGGCAGCGGGGGCACCGGCGGCAGTGGGGGCACCGGCGGCAGTGGCGGACCCCATGGCCGGGCACGACCACGGCGAGCTCTCCGTCGGCGTCCTGGTCGACGCGACCCGCTTCCACGTCGCCGGCCCGGTCGCCGCCGGCTCGCGGGTGACGGTGCACAACGCCAGCGGTCAGCCGGTGACGATCACCGCGGACGACGGCTCGTTCGACGTCGACGTCCCCGCCGGGACGCTGCTCACCTTCCCGGCACCGGAGCAGCCGGGCCGGTACGCCTTCACCAGCCGCCACTCGTCGGCCTTCGCCGACGTCCTCGTCGTCGAGTGA
- a CDS encoding PAC2 family protein, with product MIDPKSDADDLPELDDPLVVVAFEGWNDAGDAATGAVEHLELTWDATPLAALDPEDYYDFQVNRPTVSLVDGVTRRVEWPTTRLSVAKPPGSARHVVLVRGIEPNMRWRSFCDELIELIQELGAQTVVALGALLADTPHTRPTPVTGSAYDAESARQWGVETSTYQGPTGILGVFADACVQAGLPAVSFWAAVPHYVSQPPSPRATMALLTRVEEVLEVTVPLGTLPEQADDWVKTVDEMAQEDEEVVEYVRSLEERQTASDLSQANGDQIAREFERYLRRRGGTS from the coding sequence GTGATCGATCCGAAGTCCGACGCTGACGACCTGCCCGAGCTGGACGACCCCCTGGTCGTGGTCGCGTTCGAGGGATGGAACGACGCCGGGGACGCCGCCACCGGTGCCGTGGAGCACCTGGAGCTGACCTGGGACGCCACCCCGCTCGCTGCGCTGGACCCCGAGGACTACTACGACTTCCAGGTCAACCGGCCGACCGTGTCCCTCGTCGACGGCGTCACCCGCCGGGTCGAGTGGCCGACCACCCGGCTGTCGGTGGCCAAGCCCCCGGGCAGTGCGCGGCACGTCGTCCTCGTCCGCGGCATCGAGCCGAACATGCGCTGGCGCAGCTTCTGCGACGAGCTGATCGAGCTGATCCAGGAGCTGGGCGCCCAGACGGTGGTCGCGCTCGGCGCGTTGCTGGCCGACACGCCGCACACCCGGCCCACGCCGGTGACCGGCTCGGCCTACGACGCCGAGTCGGCGCGGCAGTGGGGCGTGGAGACGTCCACCTACCAGGGCCCGACCGGCATCCTGGGCGTCTTCGCCGACGCCTGCGTGCAGGCCGGGCTGCCGGCGGTGAGCTTCTGGGCGGCCGTGCCGCACTACGTCTCGCAGCCGCCCTCCCCCCGGGCGACCATGGCGCTGCTGACCCGGGTCGAGGAGGTCCTCGAGGTCACCGTGCCGCTGGGCACCCTGCCCGAGCAGGCCGACGACTGGGTGAAGACCGTCGACGAGATGGCCCAGGAGGACGAGGAGGTCGTCGAGTACGTCCGCTCCCTGGAGGAGCGGCAGACGGCCAGCGACCTGTCCCAGGCCAACGGCGACCAGATCGCCCGCGAGTTCGAGAGGTACCTGCGCCGCCGCGGCGGCACGAGTTAG
- a CDS encoding HD domain-containing protein — protein sequence MSAAPSGFRLADRGARERAEELLAPSAARSVATRGRARPEPEDALRTAYERDRDRILHAKAFRRLKHKTQVFLHPDGDHFVTRLTHTLQVTQVARSLAAALSLNETLAEAIALAHDVGHSPFGHIGEEALEPYVAGGWHHAAQGVRIVEVLEDLNLTWEVRDGVRAHSWKITPPPATREAECVRYADRIGYLSHDALDAVRAGVLRAGDLPARTRSTFGAPGSAMVGAMIEAVVEGTLSPVNTTGSVVMAPDALEAMQELRAFMFSRVYESDTAAGQKHVAIEVIRRLVDHHLAHPELIPASYRDTEADQVTQVVDYVTGMTDRFALTTYDRLFDDTATVRMRPLLVTP from the coding sequence GTGAGCGCCGCGCCGTCGGGGTTCCGGCTCGCCGACCGGGGCGCCCGGGAACGCGCCGAGGAGCTGCTCGCACCTAGCGCGGCCCGCTCGGTCGCGACCCGCGGTCGCGCCCGGCCCGAGCCGGAGGACGCGCTGCGGACGGCCTACGAGCGGGATCGCGACCGGATCCTGCACGCCAAGGCCTTCCGGCGGCTCAAGCACAAGACGCAGGTCTTCCTGCACCCCGACGGCGACCACTTCGTCACCCGGTTGACCCACACCCTGCAGGTCACCCAGGTCGCCCGGTCCCTGGCCGCGGCGCTGTCGCTGAACGAGACCCTCGCCGAGGCGATCGCGCTGGCCCACGACGTCGGCCACTCGCCGTTCGGGCACATCGGCGAGGAGGCGCTGGAGCCCTACGTCGCGGGCGGCTGGCACCACGCCGCCCAGGGGGTCCGGATCGTCGAGGTGCTCGAGGACCTCAACCTCACCTGGGAGGTCCGGGACGGCGTCCGGGCGCACAGCTGGAAGATCACCCCGCCGCCGGCCACCCGCGAGGCCGAGTGCGTCCGGTACGCCGACCGGATCGGCTACCTGTCCCACGACGCCCTGGACGCCGTGCGGGCCGGGGTGCTGCGCGCCGGGGACCTGCCCGCCCGCACCCGCAGCACGTTCGGCGCCCCTGGCAGCGCCATGGTGGGGGCGATGATCGAGGCGGTCGTCGAGGGCACCCTGTCCCCGGTCAACACCACCGGCAGCGTCGTCATGGCCCCCGACGCGCTGGAGGCGATGCAGGAGCTGCGGGCGTTCATGTTCTCCCGGGTGTACGAGTCCGACACCGCCGCCGGGCAGAAGCACGTCGCGATCGAGGTGATCCGCCGGCTCGTCGACCACCACCTGGCCCACCCCGAGTTGATCCCGGCCAGCTACCGGGACACCGAGGCCGACCAGGTCACCCAGGTCGTGGACTACGTGACCGGCATGACCGACCGGTTCGCGCTCACCACCTACGACCGCCTCTTCGACGACACCGCCACCGTCCGGATGCGCCCGCTGCTCGTCACCCCCTGA
- the metH gene encoding methionine synthase produces the protein MPEFPHVRPDATTALTTLLQQRILVLDGAMGTAIQRDRPDEAGYRGERFADWPSDVQGNNDLLSITAPEIISGIHREYLEAGADLIETNTFNATRISLLDYGMSDLAYELNVASARLARAACDAVSTPEKPRYVVGALGPTSRTASISPDVNDPGARNVSYDELVEAYLEQAAGLVDGGSDVLLIETIFDTLNAKAAIFALETLFEDRGRRWPVMISGTITDASGRTLSGQVTEAFWHSVRHVKPLLVGLNCALGAKEMRPYIAEISRIADTFVSCYPNAGLPNAFGEYDESPEETAAIVGEFAESGFVNLVGGCCGTTPAHIAAIAGAVAGRTPRTPVRDGPALRLSGLEPLTVTEDSLFVNVGERTNITGSARFRNLIKAGDYPAALAVARQQVEAGAQVIDVNMDEGMIDGVAAMDRFLKLVATEPDICRVPTMIDSSKWEVIEAGLKCVQGKAIVNSISLKNGEDEFVQQARLCRKHGAAVVVMAFDEDGQADSLQRRQEICRRAYDVLTREVGFPAEDIIFDPNVFAVATGIEEHATYGVDFIEATRWIKQNLPGALVSGGVSNVSFSFRGNNPVREAIHAVFLFHAIAAGMDMGIVNAGALEVYDEVPPLLRERIEDVVLNRRPDSTERLLEIAADFAGDGAAKEVASEEWRALPVGERITHALVKGIDEHVETDTEELRQEIAARGGRPIEVIEGPLMAGMNVVGDLFGAGKMFLPQVVKSARVMKKAVAHLIPFIEAEKQPGDAERSNGKVVMATVKGDVHDIGKNIVGVVLQCNNYDVVDLGVMVPAQKILDAAKAEGADVIGLSGLITPSLDEMVNLASEMERQGFTIPLLVGGATTSRAHTAVKVAQKYSGPVIWVKDASRSVPVVAALLSDEQRPALLAETDADYAALRDRHAARQDTRKLLPLAAARAAATPIDWTDQHPPRPRMLLQQTKDVCAGPSCDHRHGVATQFVRSFADYPLDELREYIDWQPFFNAWEMRGRFPDILHNPTTGEAARRLYEDAQAMLDQIVAERWLRASGVFGLFPASQVDGDSIEVYTDETRTAVRATLHQLRQQTEGRDGSPRKSLADFVAPQATGLRDHVGAFAVTAGLGSAEKVAEFKKANDDYSAILLESLADRLAEAFAERLHERVRTEFWAYAPDEHLDADGLIAEKYAGIRPAPGYPACPEHTEKQTIWDLLDVEAATGIQLTESMAMWPGAAVSGLYFAHPQSRYFVLGRIGRDQVEDYARRKGWTVAEAERWLSPNLGYRTEDD, from the coding sequence GTGCCCGAGTTCCCGCACGTCCGCCCCGACGCCACCACCGCGCTCACCACGCTGCTGCAGCAGCGGATCCTGGTGCTCGACGGGGCGATGGGCACGGCCATCCAGCGGGACCGGCCGGACGAGGCCGGCTACCGGGGCGAGCGGTTCGCCGACTGGCCCAGCGACGTCCAGGGCAACAACGACCTGCTCAGCATCACCGCCCCGGAGATCATCAGCGGCATCCACCGCGAGTACCTCGAGGCCGGCGCCGACCTGATCGAGACCAACACCTTCAACGCGACCCGGATCTCGCTGCTCGACTACGGGATGTCCGACCTGGCCTACGAGCTCAACGTCGCCTCCGCGCGGCTGGCCCGCGCCGCCTGCGACGCGGTCAGCACGCCGGAGAAGCCGCGGTACGTGGTCGGTGCACTCGGCCCCACCAGCCGGACGGCGTCCATCTCGCCCGACGTCAACGACCCCGGTGCCCGCAACGTCAGCTACGACGAGCTCGTCGAGGCCTACCTGGAGCAGGCCGCCGGGCTGGTCGACGGCGGCTCGGACGTGCTGCTGATCGAGACGATCTTCGACACCCTGAACGCGAAGGCCGCGATCTTCGCGCTGGAGACGCTCTTCGAGGACCGCGGACGCCGCTGGCCGGTGATGATCTCCGGCACGATCACCGACGCCTCCGGCCGCACCCTGTCCGGCCAGGTCACCGAGGCGTTCTGGCACTCGGTCCGGCACGTCAAGCCGCTGCTCGTGGGGCTGAACTGTGCCCTGGGCGCCAAGGAGATGCGGCCCTACATCGCCGAGATCTCCCGGATCGCGGACACCTTCGTCTCCTGCTATCCCAACGCCGGGCTGCCCAACGCCTTCGGTGAGTACGACGAGTCGCCCGAGGAGACCGCGGCGATCGTCGGGGAGTTCGCCGAGAGCGGCTTCGTCAACCTGGTCGGTGGCTGCTGCGGCACCACGCCGGCGCACATCGCCGCCATCGCCGGCGCCGTCGCCGGCCGGACGCCGCGGACCCCGGTCCGGGACGGCCCGGCGCTGCGGCTGTCCGGGCTGGAGCCGCTGACCGTCACCGAGGACAGCCTGTTCGTCAACGTCGGCGAGCGGACCAACATCACCGGCTCGGCCCGCTTCCGCAACCTGATCAAGGCCGGCGACTACCCGGCCGCCCTCGCCGTGGCCCGCCAGCAGGTGGAGGCCGGCGCGCAGGTCATCGACGTCAACATGGACGAGGGGATGATCGACGGCGTCGCGGCGATGGACCGGTTCCTGAAGCTGGTCGCCACCGAGCCGGACATCTGCCGGGTGCCGACGATGATCGACTCCTCCAAGTGGGAGGTCATCGAGGCGGGCCTCAAGTGCGTCCAGGGCAAGGCGATCGTCAACTCGATCTCGCTGAAGAACGGCGAGGATGAGTTCGTCCAGCAGGCCCGGCTGTGCCGCAAGCACGGCGCGGCCGTGGTGGTGATGGCCTTCGACGAGGACGGCCAGGCCGACAGCCTGCAGCGCCGCCAGGAGATCTGCCGGCGGGCCTACGACGTCCTCACGAGGGAGGTCGGGTTCCCGGCCGAGGACATCATCTTCGACCCGAACGTCTTCGCCGTGGCCACCGGCATCGAGGAGCACGCCACCTACGGCGTCGACTTCATCGAGGCCACCCGGTGGATCAAGCAGAACCTGCCCGGCGCGCTGGTCTCCGGCGGCGTGTCCAACGTGTCGTTCTCCTTCCGCGGCAACAACCCGGTCCGCGAGGCGATCCACGCCGTCTTCCTCTTCCACGCCATCGCCGCCGGCATGGACATGGGCATCGTCAACGCCGGCGCCCTGGAGGTCTACGACGAGGTCCCGCCGCTGCTGCGCGAGCGGATCGAGGACGTCGTCCTCAACCGTCGGCCGGACTCGACCGAGCGGCTGCTGGAGATCGCCGCGGACTTCGCCGGCGACGGCGCGGCCAAGGAGGTCGCCAGCGAGGAGTGGCGGGCGCTGCCGGTGGGAGAGCGGATCACCCACGCCCTGGTGAAGGGGATCGACGAGCACGTCGAGACCGACACCGAGGAGCTGCGGCAGGAGATCGCCGCCCGCGGCGGCCGGCCGATCGAGGTGATCGAGGGGCCGCTGATGGCCGGCATGAACGTCGTCGGCGACCTGTTCGGCGCCGGGAAGATGTTCCTGCCGCAGGTGGTCAAGTCCGCGCGGGTGATGAAGAAGGCCGTCGCCCACCTGATCCCGTTCATCGAGGCGGAGAAGCAGCCCGGGGACGCCGAGCGGAGCAACGGCAAGGTCGTCATGGCCACCGTGAAGGGCGACGTCCACGACATCGGGAAGAACATCGTCGGCGTCGTCCTGCAGTGCAACAACTACGACGTCGTCGACCTGGGGGTCATGGTCCCGGCGCAGAAGATCCTGGACGCCGCCAAGGCCGAGGGCGCCGACGTCATCGGGCTCTCCGGGCTGATCACCCCGTCGCTGGACGAGATGGTGAACCTGGCGTCGGAGATGGAGCGGCAGGGGTTCACCATCCCGCTGCTGGTGGGCGGGGCGACCACGTCCCGGGCGCACACCGCGGTGAAGGTGGCGCAGAAGTACTCCGGCCCGGTGATCTGGGTCAAGGACGCCTCCCGCTCGGTGCCGGTCGTCGCCGCGCTGCTGTCGGACGAGCAGCGCCCGGCCCTGCTCGCCGAGACCGACGCCGACTACGCCGCGCTGCGCGACCGGCACGCCGCCCGGCAGGACACCCGGAAGCTCCTCCCGCTCGCCGCCGCCCGCGCCGCCGCGACCCCGATCGACTGGACCGACCAGCACCCGCCGCGGCCCCGGATGCTGCTGCAGCAGACCAAGGACGTCTGCGCCGGGCCCAGCTGCGACCACCGGCACGGGGTGGCCACCCAGTTCGTGCGGAGCTTCGCCGACTACCCGCTCGACGAGCTGCGCGAGTACATCGACTGGCAGCCGTTCTTCAACGCCTGGGAGATGCGCGGCCGGTTCCCCGACATCCTGCACAACCCGACCACCGGTGAGGCGGCACGCCGGTTGTACGAGGACGCCCAGGCGATGCTCGACCAGATCGTCGCCGAGCGGTGGCTGCGGGCCAGCGGCGTCTTCGGGCTGTTCCCGGCCAGCCAGGTGGACGGCGACTCCATCGAGGTCTACACCGACGAGACGCGCACCGCCGTCCGGGCGACCCTGCACCAGCTGCGGCAGCAGACCGAGGGCCGGGACGGCTCGCCGCGCAAGTCGCTGGCCGACTTCGTCGCTCCCCAGGCCACCGGGCTGCGCGACCACGTGGGCGCCTTCGCCGTCACCGCCGGGCTCGGGTCGGCCGAGAAGGTCGCGGAGTTCAAGAAGGCCAACGACGACTACAGCGCGATCCTGCTGGAGTCGCTGGCCGACCGGCTCGCCGAGGCGTTCGCCGAGCGGCTGCACGAGCGGGTGCGCACCGAGTTCTGGGCCTACGCCCCCGACGAGCATCTGGACGCCGACGGGCTGATCGCGGAGAAGTACGCCGGGATCCGGCCCGCACCGGGCTACCCGGCCTGCCCCGAGCACACCGAGAAGCAGACGATCTGGGACCTGCTGGACGTCGAGGCGGCCACCGGCATCCAGCTCACCGAGAGCATGGCCATGTGGCCGGGGGCGGCCGTCAGCGGCCTGTACTTCGCCCACCCGCAGTCGCGGTACTTCGTGCTCGGCCGGATCGGCCGGGACCAGGTCGAGGACTACGCCCGGCGCAAGGGCTGGACGGTGGCCGAGGCGGAGCGGTGGCTCTCGCCCAACCTGGGCTACCGGACCGAGGACGACTGA
- a CDS encoding VOC family protein, whose amino-acid sequence MPHRSRLAVLLIDLPPQLHDRGQRFWSAATGHPVEPDTIDDAWSSLGSFAHGFHLEVQRTGPGTPPRWHVDIETDDVPAEVARLEALGAVRMVDMGGFWQMKDPAGLLFCVVGIQTGEEFERHATTWP is encoded by the coding sequence ATGCCGCACCGCAGCCGTCTCGCCGTCCTGCTGATCGACCTGCCGCCGCAGCTGCACGACCGCGGACAGCGGTTCTGGTCCGCCGCCACCGGCCACCCCGTCGAGCCCGACACCATCGACGACGCGTGGTCCTCCCTCGGCTCCTTCGCCCACGGGTTCCACCTGGAGGTCCAGCGCACCGGGCCCGGAACCCCGCCCCGCTGGCACGTCGACATCGAGACCGACGACGTGCCCGCCGAGGTGGCCCGGCTGGAGGCGCTCGGGGCCGTCCGGATGGTCGACATGGGCGGGTTCTGGCAGATGAAGGACCCCGCCGGGCTGCTGTTCTGCGTGGTCGGCATCCAGACCGGGGAGGAGTTCGAGCGGCACGCGACCACCTGGCCGTGA